GACACCGAGTCCTTTGACATTAGATTCTGATACGACGATAGAACCGTCACGATTCACTTTCTCAACGAAGGCGACGTGACCGTAATAACGATCTGCACCTAATTCATTCGGATTAAAGACGACTGCGCTGTGTACTTTTGGTTTGCTTGATACGCTATAACCTTGTGTCAGTGCAGAATAAGTCCAATCAGCGGCATTGCCCATCATACCTGAAATGTGAATGTCAAATTGTGCCATACGATTGTACACATACCACGTACATTGACCATAAGGATATGGTGAGTCTGCAGTTATCGCAAATGGTTTGAAGGCACTGCCATCGCTTTTCGCAGTTTCGTTGTCATCGTTCTCATCTAATAAATCTGGCATGTCATCTTGGTCAAAACGTGTTAAATCGTACGCTTCAATTAAAGCTTCTAACTTTTGGTCATATTGTGGATCTGTCGCATATGTACCAACGAGTGCTGAAGCGGCATCGTGATAACTTGAACTATGACTTTTCCATACGTCTTCATAGATATTCGGATTACCGTCAATGCCTCCTTTAATTAAATCGGCATAATCTTGTAAGGACGCTTTGTGATCTGGATATTTTCTAAAAGCAGCATCGATTTCATACAATTGTTCGCCATCTGATTCCAAAGTTTTGAAATGTGCGGATTCCCCTTGATAGCTGCCTTTAATACCAAACAAGTTGAAATAAGGTTCGCGTGATAATTCACTTTTACCAGAGTCAGATTCTAAAATCGCTTGAGCAATCATGATAGAGGCATAGATGTCTTCTTGTTGACCGATATCATGTGCATCTTTCGCAATGTCATTAATGAACTCACGTGTTGATGATTGTGGGACGACACGCATTGTTCCTGAGTCATTTGTAGCCGTATCAGAATCGGGCATTGTTTCAAACAGTGTCGTTTGACGCGTTTGCTTTCTATCTGCCTCGTTTTGATAGGATTGTGTCGGCGCTTGTTCTCGTGACGACTTGAAAGTGTCAGGATCAGGGATTTGCGCTTCGTGTTTTTCCGATTTTGACGTTGAAGTTGGCTCATTCACCTCTTTTTGTTGTTGATGCCCATGATGCGTTTGTTCAGCTTTTTCGCTATATTCGTCTAACAATGCATCAATCATCGCATCATTTTGATTGTTTTCAGTTTGTTGATTCGAAGTCGTGTCGTCACGATTTGATGGCATATGCTCTTCTGTTTGTTTATCTTCTGTAGCTGGTGCTTCTTCCGTTGTTGATGACTTTTCAGTTGTACTATCGTCATTCACAGGTGGTGCTTCGGATGTGTCTTCTGATGTAGCCTCGTTTCCTTTTGAAGTTGTCGCATCTTCAGTTGAGGGCTGTTCATTCGAAGTCTCCGTGTTGTGTGAAGGTGGTTCATTTTCTTCAGCACTGTCTCGCTGTTCAGTTGAAGGTGATTCGATCGTTGCTTGTTCTGATGATGGTGCGTCATCAGTTGAAGTTGTCGTATCATTTTTGCTGTCTTCATCACCGCTCAGTATCGCTTGAAGTTGCTCGAAAAAGTCTCGATTTTCAGGCGTCGATGATTGTGTTGGTGTTGATGTCGCATCATTAGTTGGCGCTGGATATGTATGCTGAGCCGCGTCTGTTGTTTCACTTAATGTAGAGTGAAACAGTTGGCCAAACCAATCTGTATGAGACGATGAAGACGATTTCAACTGTGAATGCAAAGGGGATGTGATGTCGAAAAGATTAACCTTTTTTGAATCATGTCGTTGTGAAGTCGTTTTCTCGCTTGTTTTTGATGATTTGCGTTTTGCTGTTTCTTTTTTATCTGATGATTGAGATTGTGTTTTGTGGTCGTCACGTGTTTCGTCTGACGCGACATCTTGATCATGATCATCCACTTTTTGATCTTTAGGTACATCTTCAGTTTGAGGTGTTGCTGCAACAGCCCATTGAGGTGTGACAGAAGGGATGAGCAATGCAGTACTTAACAACCCTGTATAAATGAATTTCTTATTCAAGTTAAGACTCCTTTCTTAAAAAAGCGCAGTAATTGATGTGTAAAACAGGGTTGAAATGCACAATGATAATGGCACGACTCGGGTCACAAGGGGAAGTGACATGATGTGAGTTTAACGTGTTTGATTCATCATTATCAAAGGCATTCCGTTTATACAAAGGTATGCAAAATGCTAAAGAACTTGTTATACTAAAAGATGTCTTGCATTTCGTTGATGCGTGTTAACTTAAAAATAAAAATAACGAAATTTTGCAATTGTTATACATATTTTATATTACATGAATGAAAGTAAATAATAAAGTGTTTCACAAAATATTGAGGTGAAAAAATGAAGAATGCCATCAAACTTTTTCTGACGGATATTAAAAAAATTGCTAAAACACCTGGAGCGATGGTACTGATTTTAGGGTTAGCGATACTGCCTTCTTTTTATGCGTGGTTCAACCTCGAAGCAACTTGGGATCCGTATTCGAATACAGACGGCATTAAAATTGCAGTTGTCAACGAGGATAAAGGCGATACAGTACGCAATAAAAAAATTAATGTCGGGAATCAAATAGAAGAGACTTTGCGGAAAGACGACCATTTTGATTGGCAAATGGTGAGTCGAGAAAAGGCGGATCGCGAATTAAAAATGGGGAAATATTACGCAGCGATTTATATTCCAGAAAAATTCACACATCAAGTGACTGGAATTGTGCGTAAAGACCCTCAACAAGCTGAAGTCGAATATAAAGTGAATCAGAAGTTGAACGCGATTGCACCTAAAATGACGGATGCAGGCTCAAGTGAAATAGTGAGAAATGCGAACAAAAAATTTAACGAGACGGTGACGAAAGCTTTATTAGATGAAGCCAATCGTATCGGCATTAAACTTGAAGACCAATTGCCAAACTATCATAAAGTCAGAGATGGCATTTATGCGGCAAATAACGCATTGCCAAAAATCGAAAAGTTCCGTAAAACATTGATTTATTTAGATGAAAACCAAGACCAAATCGATCAATACGCGGACAAATTTAGAGCGCTAGATCAATATAAAGATGATGCAGTGACAGCAACAGAGCGTTTAAATCAACTGAACGCGAGCATCCCAGCCATTAACGAGCGTGCCAAACTCATTGTGTCACTCAATCAAGCGATGCCAGACATTGAGCGTGTGCTCCAAGTGGCGAGTGGTGTGCCTAATCATTTCCCAGAGATTAACGATGGGGTGGACCATGCCATTGCAGGTACAGATCAAGCACTTGTGAAACTGAACGAAATTCAACAGCTATTGCCTGCAGTAGAACAACGCGTGAACGTGCTTCAAAATGGCGTAGACCGTGCAAGTGCGGTGAATCAAGCAGTAGGAGAAAATGCGCAAAATGCGACTGCAACAGCACCGCAAAGCACACAAGGTATGGCATATCGTACCGCAGCAATGAGTACGACGACACAAGGAGACGGTGCCAACGTTCCAGCGGGTCACATCATTTCACCTGAAGATGCGCAAACGATGACGACGGCGTATGGGGATACTTTGCAACAAGTGAATCAAGCAGTAGAAAAGCAATTAAATGCAACGTCTGCAGATTTAGACACGGCAGAACACTTAAGTTATGGTATTTTGAGCGCCAAAGATCCGAAACAATTTGAATCGCCGTTAAATCATCTCATTGCACGCATGAATAACGCGACGAAAACGATTCGTGATTATAGAGCTTATTTAGCAAACATTGAAAAAAGTGAAGGTGTCGATTTATCTGATGCCCAATCACGACTCAAAACAGTGCAAGAAGATATTGAACAACGAACAAAGCGGTTAAATGCATTAAAGGATGCGATCTCAGCAGGTAACTCTGGTCAAGCAGAAGCTGCAGACGTATTGGATAGTCTATCGAAAGCAAAAGATCAGTTAAACGCTGTTGGAAAATACCTTCGTGGAGATTTTGCGCAAACATTACACGACATTTCTAACAGATTAGGCGCAGCATTAAATCAAGGGGCAACGACTTTGGACAATGTACAGCAGCGTCTGAACCAGTTGAACAGCGCGATGCAACAAGGACAGCAATTTTTAACTGAAGGGCAACAACGCCTACACCAATTAAGTGACACGTTGCCTCGCGTGGAAGCAGCATATATTGACGCTATGAAAGCAGCCCAAGCGTATTTTCCACAATTTCGTCAAAAGGTCGCTGAAGCATCCAACTTTGTCGAAAATGACTTGCCAAGAGTGGAAGGACGTGTTTCTGATGCGACTGCCACAGTAAATGAAAAATTACCAGAAGCATTCGCACAATATGACCGTTTGCGTAATATTTTAGATACAAATCAACCGAAAGCGAAAGAAACATTACATCGTTTAGCGGAATTTGCGAGAAATGATTTACCCAAAGTTGAAAAAGATTTACAAAAGGCAGACGGTATTTTTAAACAACTTGATAAAGAAAATACGATAGAAGATTTAATTGACTTATTGCGTAATGACTTGAAAAAACAAGCCGGTGTCATTGCGAGTCCAGTCGATTTACAAAAAGAGGATGTTTTCCCAGTTAAAGATTATGGATCAGCGAGTACACCATTCTATACGGCATTAGCGATTTGGGTCGGCGCATTGCTACTTGTCAGCTTGTTGTCAGTACACAATAAACATCAAGAGTTAAAACCGTATTTGACCATTCGCGAAACGTATCTAGGTAAAATGGGACTTTTCTTATTAATGAATATCACACAAGCAACGATCGTCTCTATTGGAGATATTGTGATTTTAAAAGCATCCATTGAATCAGAGCCACTCTTTATTGCGATTAGTATGTATTCCGCACTGATATTTACAACGATTGTATATACATTAGTTTCAGTATTAGGAAATCCAGGTAAAGCATTGGCTATCGTCTTACTTGTATTACAAATTGCTGGGGGTGGCGGAACATTCCCAATTGAAGTGACGCCGCAATTTTTCCAAAGTATTCATCCATTCTTGCCATTCTCTTACAGTATTGATGCATTGAGAGAAGCAGTGGGTGGACCTGTGCCACAAATTTTAACGTATAAGTTGACGATGCTTACTTTATTTGGTGTGGGCTTCTTCTTGGTGGGCTTGATAGGAAAACCGTATTTAGACCCATTAGCACAAGGATTGGCAGAGAAGGCCGAGAAGAGCGACGTGTTGGAATAATGATTTTGAAATCAGGAATGTTTTTTGAATATTGTTTTTGGTGTTAACATTTGCGATTGCTCAACCGTGCTACGCTTTCCGAGGTGCTGATCTCTCAACTAACTAACGCTTGATTGAATTGAAATATAATGAGGCGAACGAAGAGGTTTTTTATAATCACATGTTGTATTCAAAGTTCGTTAAACATGGTAATAAAAAATATATTAATGTGAAGGGTATTTTAAATAATAAACCATACTATGAGTTTAATATAGATCAAAGAGGTCACTACTATGATAAAAATTTTAAAATTACATCTAAAGATAAAATTGAAGAAGAATCTTTTAAAAACCTACCACCCAAAGAACGTGGCTGGTGTGAATGGGCAGTTGGTGCGTTATGTGGTACTGGCGGAGCAGGGGGATGTTGGGCAGTAGCTGTTGCATTAGCTATCACTACCGGTTGGGGAGGATTTTCATTAGCCGCAATTTGTGGTCTAATAACATCTCTTGGTTGTACTGGTGCAACGAACTACATTTGTAAATAGGAAAGGTGATTACATGACAATGTTTATAATGATATTTCTTTTTGTGTACTCTATTGTCATTACATTGATGTATTTTAATAAAAAGAAGTAATAATTTTGGAAACAGTGAAATGAACTCGACGTACACTTATTAAAAGAAGTATAACTCAATTTAAATGTAAAAGACGTCAATTCAGACATTTAACGCTTTAGTAACTATCAAAAGCATATTTCTTTTTTGAGTAGTCAATGAGTCATTATATCAAGTGCAGTGCAAAGGTTGTGACGCCCTTTTGCACTGTGCTTTTTATTTTTAGAATTTGTAATTAATTGTATTTTCTTCTTTTTGAGGTTGGCAATAGTTGTTGATTAGTATATAATACATATCGAAATACTAGGAATTGAAAAGGGGATAATCATGGAGTTTATGGACGTGTTTGAAAAATGGGCAGAGCGTTATGATGAAACGGTATTTAACACTGGCAATGATAATGAGTATGAAGATGTGTTTGACGGTTACACAACAATGTTAGAAGGTGTGGTTGCATTATCATCGGGCCGTGTACTTGAGATTGGTGCCGGCACAGGTAATTTAACACAGCGGCTTATCCATCAGGGGTTCGATGTCACAGCCATTGATCCTTCAGAAGACATGCGGATGATTGCCAATCAAAAAGAAGGTTTACACGTGTTGGATGGCCACTTTTTGAATATTCCTGTTGACGCACACTTCGATACAATCGTGTCTACATTTGCCTTTCATCACTTAAATCATGATAGTAAACGAGAGGCGCTGACATATTTGAAATCATTTTTAACAGACGAGGGTCAAGTGATGCTCGTTGATACGCTGTTTGAGTCTGAGGCGGACAAAGCGCGTATGATTAAGAAATATCGTGATAAGGGCCATATCAATTTAGTCGAGGATTTAGAGACGGAATACTATCCTTTTAAAGATGAGCTTGCGTCAATTGTTGAGTCCGTAGGTGGCAAAGTTGAATTTGAGCAATTGAATACATTTGCATGGCGTGTGCGCATCACGTTTTAGTACGTTGCCTGATATAAAGATTTGAACTGGTTTGTATGGCATATCTCAATTTATCAGTAAAGCAGTGATCCGATGTTGGATGGCTGCTTTTTTATTGGTGAAAATCAATAGAAATCCGAACTATAATGTAATTTATTTTTTATTACACAATTATACGTTGTTAAAGGTGAATAAGAATATTGAAAAAATAATGAGAAATAGAAAATATATTTCATTTGTTTAACTTAATTCAGGCAGGAGTCTCCCATCCTCTATAGATGGGTGATGAATGCCGTTGGTAACTCGAAAACCGACATGCAAGGCTCATCTCCTTTTTGTTTTGTTCTATGTTATACTCAGTCTATATAAGAAGTGAGTTGATATAACATGAAATGAGATACTAATAATCATTCGGTGTTTCTTCTCTATTATCATCTTGTGTTGGTCACTCAATACCGTAGACAAGTGATTGATGATAAAATTTCTGAATTTGCTAAAACAACTTTTGTACGAATTGCAGTGTCTTATCATATGACTCTAGTTGCGTGGAATCATGATAAAGACCATGTTCATATTATGTTCAAAGCACAACCAAAAACAGAATTGACAAAATTCATCAATACCTATAAAAGTGCCAATTGACGTTATAAAAAAATATATTCATAATCAAGGTTATAATCATAAATAGAGAGGT
Above is a genomic segment from Staphylococcus delphini containing:
- a CDS encoding amidase domain-containing protein, coding for MNKKFIYTGLLSTALLIPSVTPQWAVAATPQTEDVPKDQKVDDHDQDVASDETRDDHKTQSQSSDKKETAKRKSSKTSEKTTSQRHDSKKVNLFDITSPLHSQLKSSSSSHTDWFGQLFHSTLSETTDAAQHTYPAPTNDATSTPTQSSTPENRDFFEQLQAILSGDEDSKNDTTTSTDDAPSSEQATIESPSTEQRDSAEENEPPSHNTETSNEQPSTEDATTSKGNEATSEDTSEAPPVNDDSTTEKSSTTEEAPATEDKQTEEHMPSNRDDTTSNQQTENNQNDAMIDALLDEYSEKAEQTHHGHQQQKEVNEPTSTSKSEKHEAQIPDPDTFKSSREQAPTQSYQNEADRKQTRQTTLFETMPDSDTATNDSGTMRVVPQSSTREFINDIAKDAHDIGQQEDIYASIMIAQAILESDSGKSELSREPYFNLFGIKGSYQGESAHFKTLESDGEQLYEIDAAFRKYPDHKASLQDYADLIKGGIDGNPNIYEDVWKSHSSSYHDAASALVGTYATDPQYDQKLEALIEAYDLTRFDQDDMPDLLDENDDNETAKSDGSAFKPFAITADSPYPYGQCTWYVYNRMAQFDIHISGMMGNAADWTYSALTQGYSVSSKPKVHSAVVFNPNELGADRYYGHVAFVEKVNRDGSIVVSESNVKGLGVISFRTIDAKDATQLDYISGDLATE
- a CDS encoding YhgE/Pip domain-containing protein gives rise to the protein MKNAIKLFLTDIKKIAKTPGAMVLILGLAILPSFYAWFNLEATWDPYSNTDGIKIAVVNEDKGDTVRNKKINVGNQIEETLRKDDHFDWQMVSREKADRELKMGKYYAAIYIPEKFTHQVTGIVRKDPQQAEVEYKVNQKLNAIAPKMTDAGSSEIVRNANKKFNETVTKALLDEANRIGIKLEDQLPNYHKVRDGIYAANNALPKIEKFRKTLIYLDENQDQIDQYADKFRALDQYKDDAVTATERLNQLNASIPAINERAKLIVSLNQAMPDIERVLQVASGVPNHFPEINDGVDHAIAGTDQALVKLNEIQQLLPAVEQRVNVLQNGVDRASAVNQAVGENAQNATATAPQSTQGMAYRTAAMSTTTQGDGANVPAGHIISPEDAQTMTTAYGDTLQQVNQAVEKQLNATSADLDTAEHLSYGILSAKDPKQFESPLNHLIARMNNATKTIRDYRAYLANIEKSEGVDLSDAQSRLKTVQEDIEQRTKRLNALKDAISAGNSGQAEAADVLDSLSKAKDQLNAVGKYLRGDFAQTLHDISNRLGAALNQGATTLDNVQQRLNQLNSAMQQGQQFLTEGQQRLHQLSDTLPRVEAAYIDAMKAAQAYFPQFRQKVAEASNFVENDLPRVEGRVSDATATVNEKLPEAFAQYDRLRNILDTNQPKAKETLHRLAEFARNDLPKVEKDLQKADGIFKQLDKENTIEDLIDLLRNDLKKQAGVIASPVDLQKEDVFPVKDYGSASTPFYTALAIWVGALLLVSLLSVHNKHQELKPYLTIRETYLGKMGLFLLMNITQATIVSIGDIVILKASIESEPLFIAISMYSALIFTTIVYTLVSVLGNPGKALAIVLLVLQIAGGGGTFPIEVTPQFFQSIHPFLPFSYSIDALREAVGGPVPQILTYKLTMLTLFGVGFFLVGLIGKPYLDPLAQGLAEKAEKSDVLE
- a CDS encoding class I SAM-dependent methyltransferase yields the protein MEFMDVFEKWAERYDETVFNTGNDNEYEDVFDGYTTMLEGVVALSSGRVLEIGAGTGNLTQRLIHQGFDVTAIDPSEDMRMIANQKEGLHVLDGHFLNIPVDAHFDTIVSTFAFHHLNHDSKREALTYLKSFLTDEGQVMLVDTLFESEADKARMIKKYRDKGHINLVEDLETEYYPFKDELASIVESVGGKVEFEQLNTFAWRVRITF